Part of the Gemmatimonadales bacterium genome, GCCGAGCTCGGGTTAGCTGAAACCAGCCGAGGATCCCCGGGACACCCCGTACGGTGAGTAGCACAAGGAGAATGACGGCGACTCCAGCGCCGATCGCGCGACGGTCGCGCTCTTTCACGGGGACACTCGGGTCAACGTGATCTCAAACGGGCGACCGGAAATGTGGGTCGCTCCGCCAGCACGCGGTTTGGGTGGCGCCAACCGTACCGAGTCAAACTGACTGAGCCCCCGAAGCGCTTCGACGAGACGCCCCGAGGACTCCGCTCTCCCTACCACAAAGACACTGTCCGATGTGAGGGTGATTGCCCCGAGCACAGCATCTGGTGGCATCACAGACGCCAAGCCCGCAAGATCGTGAATGGCCTGTCCTCGTAGCCCACGAAGGCTGTCTGTCGTCTCGACGATCCGGCGAATCGCCTCGACCTCACTCCGCGCACGGTGTACAGCCTCGGCCCCGGGACGGGTCCGTGCGACCTCCGCGGACACGCGCGCCTCGGTGCGTACCAGCTGATAGGCAACGACAGCGGCCGTCGTCACCATCAGAGACGCCGCAACCGCCGCGGCACCAACCATGACCCGGCCTAATCGGCGAACTCGTGCGTGACGCTCTGCCAACGGCATGAGGTCAATCCCAGCCCACTCCGCTTCGCTCGCTACGACCCTGCTGACCCGAATTCGATACCTGGCGAGCGCGGCCAGAATGTCGGTGACAAACGCCATCTCAGCAGCGGCCAGGAACGCGATGCGTTGGCCCGCTTCGTCTACTACCCACGCCGCATCGGCGACCAGCCCACCCGGTACGACCCGGAAGTAGCGCTCGACATGCTGGTTCACCACAGTACGAAGCTGCCGCTCGGTCACGGGCGGAAACCCCGCCACCCGGCGGCGCTGGAGAGCCGGCGGCCCCACTGCCAGCCACCACGTGCGCCGCTTCACGTGCCAGGGCAGCGATCGCAAGAGTTCCGCGACATCCTCGGTGATATCGCCTGAAGCTGCGAGTTCACGAATCAGCACACGGTCCGAACGATGCACACGCTCAAGGCGGAACCGAGCCGACCCTACCGTCAGGATGTACCGGTTCGTCATGGAAACTCCTGCCAGAGCGTCGCCAATCGAGTCCCCGCCGTACGGAAGGCCACTCGCCCTTGAACAATCAACGGAGTACCGCGAACACCGGCCGAGAGATCCGCTACAATGGTGGTTGGCGGCTGGTCTGCAGGGTTAGCATGTACATCAAGCCGTCGGTTGTTACCTAGAACACTGACTCGTGGACGAAGACGATCGACCAAGGACGGGTCGACTCCTCTGACCAGCAGCAGCTCCTCGATCGACACCAGCGGCCCGTTTCTCGGTGCCCTGCGGCCACGCTCACGATACCAGCGGCCCTCTGCCAGACCATGGGCATCGACCGTATCGTCATCGACCCAATCCCGCACGGCCGACGCCAGGGAGTCGGAGCCTAGCAGTTGGAGCAATTGACCATCGGTCGCGAGGTTGATGTTGAACAGTTGATCTGCATCCGTCATTTTTCCGGTGCACCACGTCCCGCGACCCAACGCAATCGTGTCCAGAACCCAAAGCCGCGGTGTGGCTGCATATCGGGCTTTCAGAATCTCCCCGCACGACGCCCGTGCCCATTCAGCCCGGGCCAGATAGTCTCGGTTCGCCGTTAGGCGAGAACCGAGACGGATAGAGGCCAGTACGGTGACGCCAATCGCTGAGATGACGACGACAACCCAGAGCACCGAAAGCAGCACGAACCCTTTCCTGTTCATCCGCGACTGCCAATCACGAACAGCAGTGTGTCGGACACGGACTCCACGCGTTCCTTTTCTGACCACCATAGGATGAGGCGGATCGCCACGGGTGCGGTGGAGGGCGAATGCCATCCCTGCAGCCATTCGCTGCTGCCTCCAGATGTCAGGAGATACTGGGCTTCCAGTCCGTCTACGTGCTCGAAAAGCGTGATCGCGCCTTCACCAACTGTTCGAAGGAGCACTCGGCCACCTTCACCCATCAGCACGAGGCGGCGCGGTTCGAACCAGCCACGAGCGGTCTCCATGCGCGCCGTGAACTCGGTTGCCTGCGCCGATCCAAGAAAGTTGTCATCATCCCCCTGCCCCACCTGCAGCGACCGAAACGCCGAGGTGAGGAAGGCACGGGCTTCCGCCCGACGGTCGAGTGCGTCTCGCACTCTGACCACACGCCCGGCATCGGCGGCAAGCTGCCCCATCACGGCCCCCGCGAGGATCAGTACAACACCTCCCACCGCTAACCCGATAAGGAGTTCGATGACCGTAAACCCGTGGCGGCCCCTCATTGGACCCGCGCGCGGTAGACGACCGTCGTGAGGAGTTCCGACTCCGGATGCTCAGCAACCACGATCGAGAGGCGATACAACGTCGGCTCCGGACGTGTCACCACGACGGTAAAGGCTCCGATAACCTGAGCCCCCAGGCGGCGGTCGAGGTCGCCTCGATCCAATAGCACGGTTGCAACCAAGAGACGGTCTGCCTCCTCCAGCATACGTTCGCGCACGACCGCTCGAGACTCGCTGGCCAGCCCCCCAGCAACGAGCCCGACCACCGCGGCTCCAGCTACGCTGAGGATCGCAAGGCCCACGACGGCCTCGAGGAGCGCACCTCCGCGCACACTACTGGCCATTGACGGGCTCCTTGATCACTCGACCGTCGGGCAGGTAGCGGACAACCATTGCCCGGCCCGAATCCGCCACCTCAGTCAAAGTGACTGCCGTTCCGCTGAGGACCGCGCGGCGACGTCCTTCCTGCTCCTGGTCGTGCTGCGCAGTTCCGGATCCGCTCGGCCCGATCGTAAATGCGGTAATACCAGCCAGCGTGCCCAGGATGGTGATAACCACAAGCAACTCGACCAGCGTCGTTCCTGACCGCCCGCTCACGAACCCATCCCCGGCCGAAGGGCGTACACCGCTTGGAGGAGCGCAGCGGCCACAAACCCAACGCCGAGCGCAAAAGCGATAATCAATAGGGGCTCGATGAGTCCCACGAGCGCCTTGATTCGCTGCTCCCCGTCCGTCAACGCTCGCTCGCCTGCGCGGAGAAGCATCGGGCCCAATTGGCCGTTCGCCTCACCCAATGCGACCAACTGAAGCACGTCGTGATCCAGCGCAGCTTCGCGTTCGAGGCTCGTTGCGAGCCGGCTCCCGGCCGCCACGTGCCGGCGCACCTGTTCCAGGCGCCGTTGCAGCTCGCGATTGCCCGCCGCCACCACCGCGGCATCAAAGCTGGGCAGGAGCGGCATGCCCGCCACGAGCATGCCGCCGAGCGCTTCGGCAACACGACCCGAAGCACGCTGGACGATGAGCGGGCCGACGAGTGGCATGCGAAGCAACACGCCATCGAACGCAAGACGCCCGTGAGGTCGGCGAAGGTAGGCGAGCAATGCTGCGGTTGATGCGCCCAGCACCAACATCAGCGAGAACCAGTGAGCGACGCCCAAGCGCGCCACATTCAGCAACAGCTGCGTTATCGGGGGTGGAGCCTGTCCGAGATCCTCCAACAGGGTGGCAAAGCGAGGGATGACGACACCGACGATCAGCGCCGTCGAGAACAGACCGACAACCGTCAGCAGGAGAGGGTACGCGAGGGCCTGACGCAGGCGCGATCGCAGCTCGACCTCCCGTTCGAGGGCCGCAGCCACCTGCTCGAGTCCCTGATCAATCCGACTCCCGCGCTCAGATGCTTCCAGCATTCCCTGAGCTGCGCGTGAAAGCCCGGCCCCACTCTGCATCAACGCAGCGGACAAGGTCTGACCATGACGGAGGTGCTCACTGACCTCGTCCAGGACCTCAACGAGGGGGCCTCGCGCCAGGCGGCGGCACGATTCGACCGCCCTGGCCAGTGGCATCCCAACGCCGGTAAGACCGGCGATACCGCGCATCAGATGCGCCAACTGCTTCGAGCTTGGTCCGCCACCGAGGTGTCCTCGGCGGCGAGCTTCGGTCACCTGAATCGGGAGGAGTCCATCGTGGCTCAGTCGTTCGACCGCAGCGCGTTGCGATGCCGCCAGCACTCGTCCACGTCGAGTGGTGCCACTGGCATCCGCCGCAACGTACGCAAAAGGTCTCATCGCGCGCTTTCAGCAGCACGTAGACCTACATCAGCGTCGTCTCCGTCGCCGCCGGGTGCTCCGTCACGCCCGAGTGAACCCAGGTCATACTCCACGCTGCTCGCGTCCTGGCTTGGGCTTCGATAGATGTACGCGCGGCCCCAGGGGTCAACGGGCACGCCCCGCTTGAGATACGGGCCTCTCCAGTTACGCGCAGCCGGTACGCCCTCAGGCCGCGACACGAGGGCCGCCAACCCCTGACCCGTGCTTGGGTAGAAATCATTGTCGAGACGATAGGCGTCGAGAGCCAGTTCGAGGATCGCGACTTGTGTCCGAACGGCTGCCTGCTTCGCGTCTCCCACGTTTCGGAACACCAGGGGCGTCACGACTCCAGCAAGGATGGCAACGACGCTGATGACGACCAATAGCTCGATCAACGTAAAACCGCGCTCACGTTCCGGTGACACGGACCACCTCCTCGATCGTCGTGATCCCTGCCCTGACTTTGGCGATACCATCGTCGCGCAACGAGCGGTACCCTTGTTCCCGGGCGACAGTCCGCAGCGCAGAAAGGCTTGCGCCCCGTATGATCTCACCTTTCAACTCGTCCGTAACATGGAGCATCTCGTAGAGCCCAACGCGGCCGCGATATCCCGTCTCACGGCAGGCGGCGCACCCCCGACCGCGAATCAACGGGATTGACTCCTCACCCACTTGCTCGAGCATCGCCGCCGCCAGGGGCGCGGGAGCGTAGCCTTCCTGGCAGCTGCGGCACACGCGGCGAACCAACCGCTGCGCAAGGACGCCCTCGAGGGATCCGGCAATCAGATAGGGTTCGACCCCAAGATCGATGAGGCGCGGAATGGCCGAGATCGCGTCGTTCGTATGCAGGGTCGAGAACACGAGATGACCGGTCATGGCCGCTTGCACCGCAATGGCTGCCGTCTCGTGGTCACGCATCTCACCAATCATGAGTACGTCTGGATCTTGGCGGAGAATGCTCCGCAGTGCGGCCGCGAAGGTCACGCCGGATTTGACCTTGACCGGGACCTGCGCCACACCGGGCAAGTGATACTCAACGGGATCCTCGACGGTGACGATCTTTTCGAGCACCGCGTCCCGCAGGCCGAGCGCCGCGTACAGGGAGGTCGTCTTGCCGCTTCCGGTCGGTCCCGTCGTGAGGACGATGCCATAGGGCTTGGCAGCCATTCGACGAAAGGCGTCGAGCATCGACGACGGCATTCCGAGTTCGTCGAGCCCCACCGGATGGCCGCCACGCTCCAGCAAGCGGATCACGACCGATTCCCCATGAATGACCGGCATAGTTGACACGCGAAGATCGAGCTCGCGATCGTCC contains:
- a CDS encoding general secretion pathway protein GspK, encoding MNRKGFVLLSVLWVVVVISAIGVTVLASIRLGSRLTANRDYLARAEWARASCGEILKARYAATPRLWVLDTIALGRGTWCTGKMTDADQLFNINLATDGQLLQLLGSDSLASAVRDWVDDDTVDAHGLAEGRWYRERGRRAPRNGPLVSIEELLLVRGVDPSLVDRLRPRVSVLGNNRRLDVHANPADQPPTTIVADLSAGVRGTPLIVQGRVAFRTAGTRLATLWQEFP
- a CDS encoding type II secretion system F family protein; translation: MRPFAYVAADASGTTRRGRVLAASQRAAVERLSHDGLLPIQVTEARRRGHLGGGPSSKQLAHLMRGIAGLTGVGMPLARAVESCRRLARGPLVEVLDEVSEHLRHGQTLSAALMQSGAGLSRAAQGMLEASERGSRIDQGLEQVAAALEREVELRSRLRQALAYPLLLTVVGLFSTALIVGVVIPRFATLLEDLGQAPPPITQLLLNVARLGVAHWFSLMLVLGASTAALLAYLRRPHGRLAFDGVLLRMPLVGPLIVQRASGRVAEALGGMLVAGMPLLPSFDAAVVAAGNRELQRRLEQVRRHVAAGSRLATSLEREAALDHDVLQLVALGEANGQLGPMLLRAGERALTDGEQRIKALVGLIEPLLIIAFALGVGFVAAALLQAVYALRPGMGS
- a CDS encoding type II secretion system protein, with protein sequence MSGRSGTTLVELLVVITILGTLAGITAFTIGPSGSGTAQHDQEQEGRRRAVLSGTAVTLTEVADSGRAMVVRYLPDGRVIKEPVNGQ
- a CDS encoding type II/IV secretion system protein, whose protein sequence is MTAVRSSLPLSESFRREYLMFYGILPLDIIGGRLRLAVAGGQCADAIEDMSSFYRVEIDLVDVTPAELESGVHAAFATQESVVELVRGLDGQTDGVHGTDVVSATDVRSEANQAPVVRFVNTLIREAHTAGASDIHLEATAQGLRVRLRIDGALSELPGPPSSLQHAVLSRLKLLGELDISERQRPQDGRIRVRLDDRELDLRVSTMPVIHGESVVIRLLERGGHPVGLDELGMPSSMLDAFRRMAAKPYGIVLTTGPTGSGKTTSLYAALGLRDAVLEKIVTVEDPVEYHLPGVAQVPVKVKSGVTFAAALRSILRQDPDVLMIGEMRDHETAAIAVQAAMTGHLVFSTLHTNDAISAIPRLIDLGVEPYLIAGSLEGVLAQRLVRRVCRSCQEGYAPAPLAAAMLEQVGEESIPLIRGRGCAACRETGYRGRVGLYEMLHVTDELKGEIIRGASLSALRTVAREQGYRSLRDDGIAKVRAGITTIEEVVRVTGT
- a CDS encoding type II secretion system protein codes for the protein MRGRHGFTVIELLIGLAVGGVVLILAGAVMGQLAADAGRVVRVRDALDRRAEARAFLTSAFRSLQVGQGDDDNFLGSAQATEFTARMETARGWFEPRRLVLMGEGGRVLLRTVGEGAITLFEHVDGLEAQYLLTSGGSSEWLQGWHSPSTAPVAIRLILWWSEKERVESVSDTLLFVIGSRG
- the gspG gene encoding type II secretion system major pseudopilin GspG translates to MVSPKSGQGSRRSRRWSVSPERERGFTLIELLVVISVVAILAGVVTPLVFRNVGDAKQAAVRTQVAILELALDAYRLDNDFYPSTGQGLAALVSRPEGVPAARNWRGPYLKRGVPVDPWGRAYIYRSPSQDASSVEYDLGSLGRDGAPGGDGDDADVGLRAAESAR